The Rhododendron vialii isolate Sample 1 chromosome 6a, ASM3025357v1 genome includes a window with the following:
- the LOC131329897 gene encoding glycerol-3-phosphate acyltransferase 1-like, with the protein MVFPTVLLKLLDWLLYHLLANSCHRGERKMRNHGFFSKNPSLKSPPQPPPYPNLTKCGDLEGRVSQTLVCDIQNTLLANSQSFFPYFMLVAFEGGSIIRALLLLLSSPILFLLDYELKLRAMVFITFCGLKVKDMEGISRAVLPKFYLENLNPKVYEVWASTGNRVVFTSVPRVMVEGFLKEYLGVGDVVGTELHTVGQYFTGLICGPGLVVKHRAIKEFFGEKKPDVGIGSSSPRDHLFLSLCKEAYVVNSTEDNIKAGANSAIMPREKYPKPLVFHDGRLAFLPTPFATLSMFMWLPPGIILAIFRLFVGIFLPYKMAIFLGTLSGVRIRVKGLNHSGTEGGKKGHVLYVCTHRTLLDPVFLSTSLGKPLTAVTYSLSKMSEFIAPIRTVRLTRDRKQDGETMQRLLSEGDLVVCPEGTTCREPYLLRFSSLFAELTDEIVPVAMNTEVTMFYGTTASGLKCLDPIFFLMNPRPIYYIQVLGKVPRELTCAGGKSSFEVANYIQRQLGDALGFECTNLTRKDKYMMLAGNEGVVLQDNRRRP; encoded by the exons ATGGTGTTTCCCACAGTGCTTCTCAAGCTACTGGACTGGCTATTGTACCATCTTTTGGCCAACTCATGTCACAgaggagaaaggaaaatgagaaaCCATGGCTTCTTCTCCAAAAACCCATCTCTCAAATCACCTCCACAGCCTCCTCCATACCCAAACTTGACCAAATGTGGCGATTTGGAGGGCAGGGTGTCCCAAACACTCGTTTGTGACATCCAAAACACATTGTTAGCAAATTCCCAGTCTTTCTTCCCCTATTTCATGCTTGTTGCCTTTGAAGGTGGTAGCATCATAAGGGCACTCCTCTTGCTCCTATCCTCCCCAATCCTGTTTCTTTTGGACTATGAGCTCAAACTAAGGGCAATGGTCTTCATCACCTTTTGTGGGCTTAAAGTGAAGGACATGGAGGGGATCAGTAGGGCTGTTTTGCCCAAGTTCTACCTTGAAAATCTCAATCCCAAGGTGTACGAGGTCTGGGCCTCAACTGGGAACAGGGTTGTTTTCACTAGTGTCCCAAGGGTTATGGTGGAGGGGTTCTTGAAGGAGTATTTGGGTGTGGGTGATGTTGTAGGGACTGAATTGCACACTGTGGGGCAGTATTTCACTGGACTGATTTGTGGGCCTGGTTTGGTTGTGAAGCACAGAGCCATTAAGGAATTctttggagagaaaaagcctgATGTTGGGATTGGGAGTTCAAGTCCTCGTGATCACCTCTTTCTCTCCCTTTGCAAG GAAGCTTATGTGGTGAACAGCACTGAAGACAACATCAAGGCTGGGGCTAATTCAGCAATTATGCCAAGAGAGAAATACCCAAAGCCTCTTGTATTTCATGATGGGAGGCTAGCTTTCCTGCCCACACCCTTTGCAACTCTTTCCATGTTCATGTGGCTCCCGCCAGGAATAATCCTAGCCATTTTCAGGCTCTTTGTGGGCATCTTTTTGCCCTACAAAATGGCCATTTTCTTGGGCACTTTGAGTGGCGTGAGAATAAGGGTTAAAGGGCTCAACCATTCTGGTACAGAGGGTGGGAAGAAAGGTCATGTGCTTTATGTTTGTACCCATAGGACCCTTTTGGACCCTGTGTTTCTTAGCACATCACTTGGGAAGCCCTTGACTGCAGTCACTTACAGCCTCAGCAAAATGTCTGAGTTCATTGCACCTATAAGGACAGTTAGGTTGACCAGAGATAGAAAGCAAGATGGTGAAACAATGCAGAGATTGCTCAGTGaag GCGATTTGGTGGTGTGCCCGGAAGGAACCACATGCAGGGAGCCATACCTCTTGAGGTTCAGCTCACTGTTTGCTGAACTAACTGATGAAATCGTGCCTGTGGCTATGAACACCGAGGTGACCATGTTCTACGGGACTACAGCCAGTGGCCTCAAATGCCTGGACCCAATCTTCTTCTTGATGAACCCCAGGCCCATCTACTACATCCAGGTCCTCGGGAAAGTGCCCCGGGAGCTAACCTGCGCCGGCGGGAAATCCAGCTTCGAAGTGGCCAACTACATACAGAGGCAATTGGGCGATGCTTTGGGCTTTGAGTGCACTAATCTCACCAGGAAGGACAAGTACATGATGCTTGCAGGGAATGAAGGGGTGGTCCTCCAAGATAATAGAAGGAGACcctaa